The following are encoded together in the Bubalus kerabau isolate K-KA32 ecotype Philippines breed swamp buffalo chromosome 3, PCC_UOA_SB_1v2, whole genome shotgun sequence genome:
- the ITPRID2 gene encoding protein ITPRID2 isoform X3, with protein MDRPLVASAEAEEELEWQVASRRRKAWAKCRGSWQASETEDLSTEATTQDEDEDEDEDDLSGTKLPAAAGRGNVPNEKIAIWLKDCRTPLGASLDEQSSSTLKGVLVRNGGSFEDDLSLGAEANHLHEIDAQIDNCSNILAKERRLQFHQKGRSMNSTGSGKSSGTVSSVSELLELYEEDPEEILYNLGFGRDEPDIASKIPSRFFNSSSFARGIDIKVFLSAQMQRMEVENPNYALTSRFRQIEVLTTVANAFSSLYSQVSGTPLQRIGSMSSVTSNKETDSPPPLTRSNTANRLMKTLSKLNLCVEKTEKGEGSTPSLAVDKGKIVNVSVMEESGNKNDQKSQKVMKKKESSSMLATVKEEVSGSSAALMENSDIDGLSDEANSNFNHEAESGQSQETQRHENKLDEESGILETDLGGDFNMSSHSELENSGELKNVPLCTPEKEPCAPLMIPSIRNIMAQQKDSFEMEEVQSTEGEAPHVPTTYQLGLNKSKRDQLLRTASQHSDSSGFAEDSTDCLSLNHLQVHESLQAMGSSADSCDSETTVTSFGEDLVTPTAQDQPYFNESEEESLTCPQMEREKAATVAEKRSDGQDSLPCQTVENIGHQQSTWSAGDHATEITERKEDVCPAQPVELLREASAESDVDKSSECEFVQYTTHHILKSLASIEAKCGEKGAENTTGSPSSVDRVNTALQRAQMKVCSLSNQRVGRSLIKSKDLLKQRYLFAKAGYPLRRSQSLPTTLLSPVRVVSSVNVRLSPGKETRCSPPSFTYKYTQEEEQRLEKEVTEHDGQSSVRSTIFISPTSGKKEAATPSEVTRLEECHQRRTPACLLSAPEPVSQSTCSLHSLHSEWQERPLCEHMRTLSTHSVPSVAGAACGAFPCPLGCPYSHRHAASPYRACSVNPPSAIEMQLRRVLHDIRNSLQNLSQYPMMRGPDLAAAPYSTQKSSVLPLYENTFQELQVMRRSLNLFRTQMMDLELAMLRQQTMVYHHMTEEERYEVDQLQSLRNSVRMELQDLELQLEERLLGLEEQLRPVHLPSAFRPSALMVTELMREQSYLKSELGLGHGEMGFEIPPGESSESVFSQATSESSSVCSGPSHASRRTGVPPIDSVGKPKAHLVPSKKLFRASVALTPTAPSRTGSVQTPPDVESSEEAGATEETSEAVGRKSEVEEEQGKVSLLPAAEEVHKNVEQDELQQVIREIKESIVGEIRREIVSGLLAAVSSSKASNSKQDSH; from the exons GACCTGTCCACAGAAGCGACGACGCAGGACGAGGACGAGGACGAGGACGAGGACGACCTCTCCGGAACGAAGCTGCCGGCGGCCGCGGGGAGAG GAAACGTGCCCAACGAGAAGATCGCGATATGGCTCAAGGACTGCCG TACCCCTTTGGGAGCCTCACTGGATGAACAGAGCAGTAGTACGCTCAAGG GTGTGCTTGTGAGAAATGGGGGAAGTTTTGAAGATGATTTGTCATTGGGAGCTGAAG CGAACCACCTTCATGAAATTGATGCTCAAATTGATAATTG CAGTAATATTTTGGCCAAAGAGAGAAGACTACAGTTtcatcagaaggggagaagtaTGAATTCCACTGGATCTGGGAAAAGTAGTGGGACAGTCTCAAG tgtttcagAATTGTTGGAACTTTATGAGGAAGACCCTGAAGAAATCCTTTATAATCTTGGATTTGGACGAGATGAACCAGATATTGCTTCCAAAATTCCTTCCAGATTTTTTAATTCATCATCATTTGCCAGAGGAATAGATATTAAAGTATTTCTGAGTGCACAAATGCAACGGATGGAAGTAGAAAATCCAAATTACGCTTTAACAA GCCGTTTTCGTCAAATTGAAGTGCTTACTACTGTGGCCAAcgcattttcttctttatattcccAAGTCTCTGGGACTCCCCTGCAGAGAATTGGAAGTATGTCCTCAGTGACCTCTAACAAGGAGACAGACTCACCTCCACCTTTAACCCGGAGTAACACTGCAAATCGCTTAATGAAAACACTATCAAAACTAAACTTATGTGttgaaaaaacagagaaaggagaaggcagtACTCCTTCCCTGGCAGTTGACAAAGGAAAGATCGTAAACGTTTCAGTGATGGAAGAAAGTGGCAATAAAAATGATCAGAAGTCTCAAAAAGTTATGAAGAAGAAAGAGTCGTCTTCTATGTTGGCTACAGTTAAAGAAGAAGTATCAGGCAGTTCAGCAGCTCTTATGGAGAATTCTGACATTGATGGACTTTCCGATGAAGCAAATAGTAATTTTAACCATGAAGCTGAAAGTGGACAAAGTCAAGAAACTCAACGTCATGAGAATAAACTGGATGAGGAATCTGGTATTCTAGAAACTGATTTAGGTGGTGATTTCAACATGTCCAGTCATAGTGAGCTGGAAAATAGCGGGGAGCTGAAAAATGTCCCTTTGTGCACACCTGAAAAAGAGCCATGTGCACCACTGATGATCCCATCCATAAGAAATATAATGGCACAGCAGAAGGACTCCTTTGAAATGGAAGAG GTCCAAAGTACAGAGGGAGAAGCTCCTCATGTTCCAACCACTTACCAGCTAGGTCTTAACAAGTCAAAAAGAG aTCAACTATTACGTACTGCAAGTCAGCACTCTGATAGCAGTGGTTTTGCTGAAGATTCGACAGACTGCCTCTCGCTTAATCATCTTCAG GTTCATGAGTCCTTGCAGGCCATGGGGAGTAGCGCAGATAGCTGCGACAGTGAGACAACAGTCACATCATTTGGTGAAGACCTTGTCACACCAACAGCGCAAGACCAGCCTTATTTTAATGAATCAGAGGAGGAGTCTCTTACGTGTCCTCAGatggaaagagaaaaggcagCAACAGTTGCTGAGAAAAGGTCAGATGGCCAGGATTCCCTCCCGTGCCAGACTGTTGAGAACATAGGACATCAGCAGTCCACCTGGAGTGCAGGGGATCACGCTACTGAAATTACTGAAAGGAAAGAGGATGTGTGTCCAGCACAGCCTGTGGAATTACTAAGGGAAGCAAGTGCTGAAAGTGATGTGGATAAAAGCAGCGAATGTGAATTTGTCCAGTATACCACCCACCATATTCTTAAATCCTTGGCTTCTATTGAAGCTAAATGTGGTGAGAAAGGGGCTGAAAATACAACGGGGTCTCCCTCTTCTGTGGACAGAGTTAATACAGCTTTACAAAGAGCGCAAATGAAGGTTTGTAGTCTGTCTAATCAAAGAGTGGGGCGTAGTTTGATAAAGTCAAAAGATCTGTTAAAACAGAGGTACCTGTTTGCAAAAGCTGGCTATCCTCTAAGGAGGTCTCAGTCTTTACCAACCACCTTGCTGAGCCCagtaagggttgtgtcatctgtcaATGTCCGGTTGTCCCCTGGAAAAGAGACCAGATGCAGTCCACCATCCTTCACCTACAAGTATACACAGGAGGAGGAACAGAGATTAGAGaaagaagtgactgagcacgatgGTCAGTCTTCGGTCAGATCCACTATTTTCATCTCTCCGACGTCTGGGAAGAAAGAAGCCGCCACCCCGAGCGAGGTGACACGGCTGGAGGAATGCCATCAGCGGAGGACTCCGGCCTGCTTGCTGTCTGCTCCGGAGCCTGTATCTCAGTCCACCTGCTCCCTTCACTCTCTGCACTCGGAGTGGCAGGAAAGGCCCCTGTGTGAACACATGAGAACTCTGAGCACTCACAGTGTTCCCAGCGTAGCAGGCGCCGCCTGCGGTGCCTTCCCGTGCCCTCTCGGATGTCCTTACTCACACAGACATGCTGCCTCCCCTTACCGAGCGTGCTCTGTGAACCCCCCTTCTGCCATCGAGATGCAGTTGCGAAGAGTGTTGCATGATATTAGAAACTCACTGCAGAATCTTTCCCAG TACCCTATGATGAGAGGACCTGATCTTGCTGCTGCTCCGTATAGTACTCAGAAATCATCTGTTCTACCTCTTTATGAA AATACTTTTCAGGAGCTCCAAGTAATGAGGCGGAGTCTGAATTTGTTTAGAACGCAAATGATGGATTTAGAATTGGCAATGCTGCGTCAGCAAACCATGGTTTATCATCATATGACTGAGGAGGAAAG GTATGAAGTTGATCAACTGCAGAGTTTGAGAAATTCAGTCCGAATGGAACTCCAGGACCTGGAACTGCAGCTGGAGGAGCGcctgctggggctggaggagCAGCTCCGCCCTGTGCACTTGCCGTCAGCCTTCCGCCCCTCGGCACTCATG GTCACTGAACTGATGCGGGAACAGTCATACCTAAAGTCTGAATTGGGCCTGGGCCATGGAGAAATGGGATTTGAAATTCCTCCTGGAGAAAGCTCAGAATCTGTTTTTTCCCAAGCAACATCAGAGTCATCGTCTGTGTGTTCTGGTCCCTCTCATGCCAGTAGAAGAACTGGAGTACCTCCTATTGACTCAGTGGGCAAACCCAAAGCCCATCTGGTACCAAGCAAGAAATTATTCCGAGCGTCAGTGGCCCTAACACCAACTGCTCCTTCTAGAACAGGCTCTGTACAGACACCTCCAGATGTGGAAAGTTCTGAGGAAGCTGGAGCAACTGAAGAAACCTCAGAAGCTGTAGGACGTAAATCTGAAGTGGAGGAAGAACAGGGAAAAGTCTCATTATTGCCAGCTGCTGAGGAAGTGCATAAAAATGTGGAGCAAGATGAGTTACAGCAAGTCATAAGGGAG ATTAAAGAGTCTATTGTTGGGGAAATCAGACGGGAAATTGTAAGTGGACTTCTGGCAGCAGTATCTTCAAGTAAAGCATCCAATTCTAAGCAAGATAGTCACTAA
- the ITPRID2 gene encoding protein ITPRID2 isoform X2, producing MDRPLVASAEAEEELEWQVASRRRKAWAKCRGSWQASETEDLSTEATTQDEDEDEDEDDLSGTKLPAAAGRGNVPNEKIAIWLKDCRTPLGASLDEQSSSTLKGVLVRNGGSFEDDLSLGAEANHLHEIDAQIDNCNILAKERRLQFHQKGRSMNSTGSGKSSGTVSSVSELLELYEEDPEEILYNLGFGRDEPDIASKIPSRFFNSSSFARGIDIKVFLSAQMQRMEVENPNYALTSRFRQIEVLTTVANAFSSLYSQVSGTPLQRIGSMSSVTSNKETDSPPPLTRSNTANRLMKTLSKLNLCVEKTEKGEGSTPSLAVDKGKIVNVSVMEESGNKNDQKSQKVMKKKESSSMLATVKEEVSGSSAALMENSDIDGLSDEANSNFNHEAESGQSQETQRHENKLDEESGILETDLGGDFNMSSHSELENSGELKNVPLCTPEKEPCAPLMIPSIRNIMAQQKDSFEMEEVQSTEGEAPHVPTTYQLGLNKSKRDQLLRTASQHSDSSGFAEDSTDCLSLNHLQVHESLQAMGSSADSCDSETTVTSFGEDLVTPTAQDQPYFNESEEESLTCPQMEREKAATVAEKRSDGQDSLPCQTVENIGHQQSTWSAGDHATEITERKEDVCPAQPVELLREASAESDVDKSSECEFVQYTTHHILKSLASIEAKCGEKGAENTTGSPSSVDRVNTALQRAQMKVCSLSNQRVGRSLIKSKDLLKQRYLFAKAGYPLRRSQSLPTTLLSPVRVVSSVNVRLSPGKETRCSPPSFTYKYTQEEEQRLEKEVTEHDGQSSVRSTIFISPTSGKKEAATPSEVTRLEECHQRRTPACLLSAPEPVSQSTCSLHSLHSEWQERPLCEHMRTLSTHSVPSVAGAACGAFPCPLGCPYSHRHAASPYRACSVNPPSAIEMQLRRVLHDIRNSLQNLSQYPMMRGPDLAAAPYSTQKSSVLPLYENTFQELQVMRRSLNLFRTQMMDLELAMLRQQTMVYHHMTEEERYEVDQLQSLRNSVRMELQDLELQLEERLLGLEEQLRPVHLPSAFRPSALMGMCGSRSADNLSCPSPLNVMEPVTELMREQSYLKSELGLGHGEMGFEIPPGESSESVFSQATSESSSVCSGPSHASRRTGVPPIDSVGKPKAHLVPSKKLFRASVALTPTAPSRTGSVQTPPDVESSEEAGATEETSEAVGRKSEVEEEQGKVSLLPAAEEVHKNVEQDELQQVIREIKESIVGEIRREIVSGLLAAVSSSKASNSKQDSH from the exons GACCTGTCCACAGAAGCGACGACGCAGGACGAGGACGAGGACGAGGACGAGGACGACCTCTCCGGAACGAAGCTGCCGGCGGCCGCGGGGAGAG GAAACGTGCCCAACGAGAAGATCGCGATATGGCTCAAGGACTGCCG TACCCCTTTGGGAGCCTCACTGGATGAACAGAGCAGTAGTACGCTCAAGG GTGTGCTTGTGAGAAATGGGGGAAGTTTTGAAGATGATTTGTCATTGGGAGCTGAAG CGAACCACCTTCATGAAATTGATGCTCAAATTGATAATTG TAATATTTTGGCCAAAGAGAGAAGACTACAGTTtcatcagaaggggagaagtaTGAATTCCACTGGATCTGGGAAAAGTAGTGGGACAGTCTCAAG tgtttcagAATTGTTGGAACTTTATGAGGAAGACCCTGAAGAAATCCTTTATAATCTTGGATTTGGACGAGATGAACCAGATATTGCTTCCAAAATTCCTTCCAGATTTTTTAATTCATCATCATTTGCCAGAGGAATAGATATTAAAGTATTTCTGAGTGCACAAATGCAACGGATGGAAGTAGAAAATCCAAATTACGCTTTAACAA GCCGTTTTCGTCAAATTGAAGTGCTTACTACTGTGGCCAAcgcattttcttctttatattcccAAGTCTCTGGGACTCCCCTGCAGAGAATTGGAAGTATGTCCTCAGTGACCTCTAACAAGGAGACAGACTCACCTCCACCTTTAACCCGGAGTAACACTGCAAATCGCTTAATGAAAACACTATCAAAACTAAACTTATGTGttgaaaaaacagagaaaggagaaggcagtACTCCTTCCCTGGCAGTTGACAAAGGAAAGATCGTAAACGTTTCAGTGATGGAAGAAAGTGGCAATAAAAATGATCAGAAGTCTCAAAAAGTTATGAAGAAGAAAGAGTCGTCTTCTATGTTGGCTACAGTTAAAGAAGAAGTATCAGGCAGTTCAGCAGCTCTTATGGAGAATTCTGACATTGATGGACTTTCCGATGAAGCAAATAGTAATTTTAACCATGAAGCTGAAAGTGGACAAAGTCAAGAAACTCAACGTCATGAGAATAAACTGGATGAGGAATCTGGTATTCTAGAAACTGATTTAGGTGGTGATTTCAACATGTCCAGTCATAGTGAGCTGGAAAATAGCGGGGAGCTGAAAAATGTCCCTTTGTGCACACCTGAAAAAGAGCCATGTGCACCACTGATGATCCCATCCATAAGAAATATAATGGCACAGCAGAAGGACTCCTTTGAAATGGAAGAG GTCCAAAGTACAGAGGGAGAAGCTCCTCATGTTCCAACCACTTACCAGCTAGGTCTTAACAAGTCAAAAAGAG aTCAACTATTACGTACTGCAAGTCAGCACTCTGATAGCAGTGGTTTTGCTGAAGATTCGACAGACTGCCTCTCGCTTAATCATCTTCAG GTTCATGAGTCCTTGCAGGCCATGGGGAGTAGCGCAGATAGCTGCGACAGTGAGACAACAGTCACATCATTTGGTGAAGACCTTGTCACACCAACAGCGCAAGACCAGCCTTATTTTAATGAATCAGAGGAGGAGTCTCTTACGTGTCCTCAGatggaaagagaaaaggcagCAACAGTTGCTGAGAAAAGGTCAGATGGCCAGGATTCCCTCCCGTGCCAGACTGTTGAGAACATAGGACATCAGCAGTCCACCTGGAGTGCAGGGGATCACGCTACTGAAATTACTGAAAGGAAAGAGGATGTGTGTCCAGCACAGCCTGTGGAATTACTAAGGGAAGCAAGTGCTGAAAGTGATGTGGATAAAAGCAGCGAATGTGAATTTGTCCAGTATACCACCCACCATATTCTTAAATCCTTGGCTTCTATTGAAGCTAAATGTGGTGAGAAAGGGGCTGAAAATACAACGGGGTCTCCCTCTTCTGTGGACAGAGTTAATACAGCTTTACAAAGAGCGCAAATGAAGGTTTGTAGTCTGTCTAATCAAAGAGTGGGGCGTAGTTTGATAAAGTCAAAAGATCTGTTAAAACAGAGGTACCTGTTTGCAAAAGCTGGCTATCCTCTAAGGAGGTCTCAGTCTTTACCAACCACCTTGCTGAGCCCagtaagggttgtgtcatctgtcaATGTCCGGTTGTCCCCTGGAAAAGAGACCAGATGCAGTCCACCATCCTTCACCTACAAGTATACACAGGAGGAGGAACAGAGATTAGAGaaagaagtgactgagcacgatgGTCAGTCTTCGGTCAGATCCACTATTTTCATCTCTCCGACGTCTGGGAAGAAAGAAGCCGCCACCCCGAGCGAGGTGACACGGCTGGAGGAATGCCATCAGCGGAGGACTCCGGCCTGCTTGCTGTCTGCTCCGGAGCCTGTATCTCAGTCCACCTGCTCCCTTCACTCTCTGCACTCGGAGTGGCAGGAAAGGCCCCTGTGTGAACACATGAGAACTCTGAGCACTCACAGTGTTCCCAGCGTAGCAGGCGCCGCCTGCGGTGCCTTCCCGTGCCCTCTCGGATGTCCTTACTCACACAGACATGCTGCCTCCCCTTACCGAGCGTGCTCTGTGAACCCCCCTTCTGCCATCGAGATGCAGTTGCGAAGAGTGTTGCATGATATTAGAAACTCACTGCAGAATCTTTCCCAG TACCCTATGATGAGAGGACCTGATCTTGCTGCTGCTCCGTATAGTACTCAGAAATCATCTGTTCTACCTCTTTATGAA AATACTTTTCAGGAGCTCCAAGTAATGAGGCGGAGTCTGAATTTGTTTAGAACGCAAATGATGGATTTAGAATTGGCAATGCTGCGTCAGCAAACCATGGTTTATCATCATATGACTGAGGAGGAAAG GTATGAAGTTGATCAACTGCAGAGTTTGAGAAATTCAGTCCGAATGGAACTCCAGGACCTGGAACTGCAGCTGGAGGAGCGcctgctggggctggaggagCAGCTCCGCCCTGTGCACTTGCCGTCAGCCTTCCGCCCCTCGGCACTCATG ggAATGTGTGGCAGTAGAAGCGCTGATAacttgtcatgcccttctccattgAATGTAATGGAACCA GTCACTGAACTGATGCGGGAACAGTCATACCTAAAGTCTGAATTGGGCCTGGGCCATGGAGAAATGGGATTTGAAATTCCTCCTGGAGAAAGCTCAGAATCTGTTTTTTCCCAAGCAACATCAGAGTCATCGTCTGTGTGTTCTGGTCCCTCTCATGCCAGTAGAAGAACTGGAGTACCTCCTATTGACTCAGTGGGCAAACCCAAAGCCCATCTGGTACCAAGCAAGAAATTATTCCGAGCGTCAGTGGCCCTAACACCAACTGCTCCTTCTAGAACAGGCTCTGTACAGACACCTCCAGATGTGGAAAGTTCTGAGGAAGCTGGAGCAACTGAAGAAACCTCAGAAGCTGTAGGACGTAAATCTGAAGTGGAGGAAGAACAGGGAAAAGTCTCATTATTGCCAGCTGCTGAGGAAGTGCATAAAAATGTGGAGCAAGATGAGTTACAGCAAGTCATAAGGGAG ATTAAAGAGTCTATTGTTGGGGAAATCAGACGGGAAATTGTAAGTGGACTTCTGGCAGCAGTATCTTCAAGTAAAGCATCCAATTCTAAGCAAGATAGTCACTAA